The window AGGAGGAGAAATTGCCAGCGAGCCAACTTTGCAACTCCAAGAACAGCAACCCCTAACTCATCCGGCAATGGGCTTGCGATCACCATGGCACCCAGCACCCACAAGAGCGCGTGCGTAACTGGAGAGCACGGAGGACGGTGTAGCCAACGAGTCATGCGCTTCATAGGAAGCGCCCGATGAGCGGCAGATAAGAGAAGCGAGTCCCCCAACATGGCGCCAAGACCGCCCCACAGCGCCATCACCCATGGCGAGAAAGCGTCAGACATTTCAATAAAGAGCGCGGAGGCTGGCCCCGTAGTAAGGAGTGTCGTGAAACCGATGCCCGTCACAAATACTCCCAGCCACTTGAGATCAATCAGGAAGCGCACCAAAAAGTCATCGTCCGTCGACGCGAGCATGAAAAGCGCAACGCCAATGCTCGCGAGCGCGAAGATAAGAACTTTAAGAGCTTTCATGGGTGATTAGAGCAATCCAAACGTCACGACAAAGAGCACAAGGAAGTTGAGCGCAGACACCACGCACCACGTGCAGAACGCACGAATGACGGCTGCCTGTATGTACACAAAGTACATGGAGAAAACGAAGCCGAATGCAACCACTGCTTGGATTGCCGCGAAAGATGCAGTGCCAGATGCAACGAGCCCGCTTAACACCAACAACAATGTATAGATACCAAGTCCTGCTACGGAGTTCGGAATGCCGAACGTTTTACTATACGGACTGTGCTGCACTTTTCTGCACCACTCCTGCGGGAAGAACCAGCAAGCAACATCGGTGCCCCGCATTTTGTGATAGATCAGGTACAGCGTATCGAGGATGCCGATCACCGCACACACTTTTACGATTTGAAGCGTCGTTTCCATGAACATTATTTTCCAGAACCCGCGATGGTGAAGCTCTGTACGAACGCTTCAAAGTCACGCGTTACAGAAGAATTTGGTTTATACGGATAGTGTCCTAACGTGATCACTCGACCATCACCTGTGAAATAGACGTAGGTGAGCGTATCGCCATCGGCAATGTTTGCGCTCATCACCACGCGCGTCATGGTAAGTGGCCCCACCTTCACCGACCTACGCTCTTTGAGAAATTCACTCCCTAGTACCATGCCATTGCCCGTGAACCACTCTTGTTCATTGCGCGCTCCACTGCTCTGTCCCAATGGCGCAACGGTTACCGAGAATTGGTTGCCGTATGCGTATCCCTCTGTCCCCTCCAAGACCTCAAACTCTTTCTTTTGCGTAAACAAAACATGTCCCGACGTAATCTCATGCGGATACCACCCCGTAGGAACAGAGGCGGTATACAATCCACCCGCTCCACGGTATACACCCGTGTTTGAAATATCTGGCGTACCACTCACAGTCGGTTCTGCGGTTTCTGCAGGCGCACTCTCCCCGCCGCGCGTGAACAGCCACACACCGAGCACCACCACGAGCAATATTCCTGCAACAACAATAATGCGTTTCATATACGTATAGTATACCAAAAAACAAACGGGCACGCCCCTTTGCGTGGCGGTATTTGACTTATGCGATAAACAGACGTAGTGTATGGCCCGAAGGAGGACGCATGCGCAGTTGGCTTTTGATCGCAGTGCTTGCTCTCGGAGCGCTCTTCGGATGCACTCCGCCGCAAGAGCCCAAACACCGTCCCCCACAGCCCGTGATGACGCCCACCCCGGAACCGGTGCACTGGTTCCGGATCACGCGCCCCGGCCGGGAGAACGAGCTCCT of the Candidatus Paceibacterota bacterium genome contains:
- a CDS encoding vitamin K epoxide reductase family protein; this translates as METTLQIVKVCAVIGILDTLYLIYHKMRGTDVACWFFPQEWCRKVQHSPYSKTFGIPNSVAGLGIYTLLLVLSGLVASGTASFAAIQAVVAFGFVFSMYFVYIQAAVIRAFCTWCVVSALNFLVLFVVTFGLL